The Scomber scombrus chromosome 19, fScoSco1.1, whole genome shotgun sequence DNA window ATGACAAAATGCGAATATTAATGTGTTGTAAGTCACAGAATTTTCCGTAAATTGAGATACTGAAGTGCAGCCGGACAAATGAGTGTGCGGGCTTTGTGGATCATTTCTCAGGAGAAGGGAGAAAATGTGTCAATCCGCTTTTCAAGGTTTGTAATTGACTTGTGATTGTTTTCATGAATATGCTTCCCGTTTATGTAAGTGTAGATGACTGCAGCAGCGTTATTATGCCATGAAACATCTGCTAGTATACTTCTTGGCGCatattgtgttaaataatgTCTTGTGTCTCCCTCCCAACAGGAGGTTTTCTACTGTGGAGCACCGTGCAAAGAGCCTGGCAGGCTCCTCCTATGTAGCAGTCCCAGACGAAAGCACTGTGCTGCAGCTCTTGCTCACTGAGCTGGGGCTTTCAGACTCACACAAGTCATATGTAGCACTGAGAGATGATTGCCTTCACCGCCAGCGGTCACCAGCTCTGGAGCTGTGTGTGGACGGTCCTGGAAAGGGATTACTTTGGCCAGTATTGACCATTTCTCAAGGGTCTCTTATCCTAGCTTGCCTACCTTTAGTGGATGCCCCTGCTGAGCCACGGCCACCTCTGGCCAGCCTGCTGTCAGTCTCCCAGGGCCTCACGCTCCTGGCAGGCTTACAGACTTTTCTCCTCGGATCTGGGAGTAAGCCTGATAATGAGGGGCTGGCCTCTCGCCTGGCAACGCTGCCCTCCGTGCTCCTGCAGATTTGTCCACTGGGCACACCACTGGATCTGCCACTACTGGGGGCACCAGCTACATCTGCAGCACCCATGCCTACTGGGAACCAGAAGCAGCCAGCCTGGAAGACGGGGCTACACCGGGGTCGGGCTGTGGTGAACGTAGCACTGATAGAGACAGTACGCTCCATGCAGTATGGTAACCGGAGTAGACAGGACCTGTGGGATGTATACGGCACTGTGACATGCAAAGTAAGTGCACAGTGTAAAGTAAAGAAAGTAGAGTGATAATTACTTGTGTTTTGTTCTgctaattattttattcttctgtCAACAGTGTGAAGTGGAGGGGGTACTTCCAAATGTGACAGTGACCCTCACTCTGCCACCAAATGGTTCTCCACTGCAGGACATCCTGGTCCATCCCTGTGTCACCTCACTGGACTCCAGTATCCTGACTGCCAGCAGCGTTGATAACTATGATGGCTCAGCTTTCTCTGGGCCGTACAAGTTCccattctctcctcctctggaGCCTTTCAGATTATGCAGCTATACATCTCAGGTAAAAACATACCACAGATACTAAAATAACCACACATTAGTTTTAATATCTGCAGCAATTCCTGTTGACATAATACTCCTTCATCAGGTCCCTGTTCCCCCCATCCTTGGGTCATATCAGCTGAAGGAAGAAGACAACCAGCTTTGTTTCTCTGTAAATCTCAAACTTCATGAGAGTGTAAAGAATAGCTTTGAGTACTGTGAAGCACGTCTGCCCTTCTTTAACAGGTAAACATCACAAGAGGACATAAACAGTTCACTTTAAATGCTCGCAACATTGAGAAATCTGTGTCATTATGACCATAACTAAATATATGCTCATTTTCAAGGTGGTTAAAGCATCTCTTTGCTAACTCAGAATAGACAGATGTTCTAGTCTAGCCAGTGAACCAACATTTATTcttgcagaaataaaataaaggtatgtgactttaaaaaaggttttaaattaTTGAACAGTAACATTAAAAGCGTAGTTATTTAGAGTAGTACagtattgaaaaaataaatgttttatggtCTCCTGCATTGGCTATTGTAATATGAAACACATCCTTCCAGCATCCTCAGTTGGAAAGAAAAGCGACGGGCAATTTTCTTTGCAAAGTATCTGCACTGGTCTCATGACAAAACACCAATTAACTCATTAATCTGAATAAATGAAGCCTCCGACAGCCAAGTAATAACCTATCCTCCAAATCTCAAACTTTACTCATCATGCGCAATCGTGATGAAACACTCCTTTCAGACAATTTGTACAAATGTcagcaaaatgttgttttaaaaaccctttaacatgttttttttaattagtactCGGGGGTTCCTACATGAAATACATTGCTAGTTCATTGTCCTGTGGGTGTTTTCAGGGGCAGAGATGATAAAACTCTATAATTGTAGTAATAATCCAATATAGTTAAACAGTTCTCCTGTGTAAAATCTGCTTTCATCGCTTGGCTCTGTGTTGATATCTCTTTTGGAAAACCAATTATAGTGGCTGAACCAATGAAAGAGTTCAATACAAATTATTTCAGTTCAAGTCTGCATTAACAAACTTGCTTGTGGACTGTACAGGGATCAAATGGGTATTGTGGATTTGAAGGTGAGTTCTGGACAACTAGATGTTTCAAAGGAGAAGAACCTACTGGTGTGGGTCCTCGGTAAGCATTGTGCTCCAGAGACTTAACCCATGGTACAGCTCAATTCGACTTGACTCTTCTtgactttttttggttttccacTGTGAAAATTCTGtagatagtacctggtaccaaATACCTTATCTCCACCGTTGAGATACCAAGCAAGCCGAGCTGATAgtaacttttatttatatagcacctttttaaaaacagagtttacaaagtgctttgacagacaaggcAGAAGGCAAAAGGTGACGAGAAAACACTTGCAGGGTATGAGAGCGTCTGTTTTTTAAGAAAGTTATctatttgtattttacaacatagCTGCCGTTAAACAATGCACAAAAagtttcatttctttcattcactGCTTTGCTCAGGCTatctctctatttttctcttgTCATTAATAAAATGAGTTGGGAACCAGACAACAAAacctaactttacttttaacttCATCAAATGAAATGTCCTAAACTTCCTTAACTGGTCCTAAATTGATACCAGAGTACTGAAGGTGTACTATCTGCAGTGGAATGAAAAATACCTGGTACCAAAAGCAAGTAAAGTTGAGTTGAGCTGATACCATGGAGTGAAAACACAGATTTACTGCAGCTCAAtatcttaaaaagaaaataatgactCCATTTCCCTTCACTTGATATTCAGGACAAAAGTTCCCTAAATCTCGTGAAGTAACAATGGAAGGCAGGATCAGCTTTTCAGGGCCGACACCAGGACCTACTGACCCTCTCTGCACAGACCTCACAGCCTACATTAAAGTAAGTCAATAGAAGTGATGATAATCATTAGCCTGTTAAATCAAAACAGTACAGTTGTTTATTTAAGCACTGCACACTCCTGACCatcaacattttggaaataaatTGTAAGGTGTTTAACACATTATATTCACAGTTGTATTTCAAAGTGCCTGACATGACATTGTCTGGATGCTGTGTGGATCAACATTTAGTGCAAGTTTATTCCTCTGCCAAACCACGGATTGTAACATGTGAGTATACAATGTTATTTCAAGCAATGTTTGCTGCATACACATTTACTGCAACTGAAAGTTTTTCTTTCATATCCTCAGCCCGAGAACTTCAATCCAAAGAGTATTTCATATGGAATTCAACAGGCACTGCTCCAGTCTCCTCAGGACAGATGATGCTGTAGCATGAAGAGGAGTGCAGTTGGGACAGTTTGGGACTAAAGAGGCTGTAACAGATATATGATATAGTACAGTGGTCCAGATCTGATATTTGACCCCATGaaatcattttattacttttctgtTGTTACTGGAGAGCTCGCAATTGAtcaaaaatgttgtctttttctaaatggtttttagattttacaGCAAGTTGCGATAAAACTGATGGCAAGAACTGATGGCAAAGTGATTCTGTTGGACCCAACATGTTATTAACATTCACTTGTAAAATACTAGAATAATTTTGCCTTCACTCAGCACAGATCACATTGCACAAAGTTAAATGAAATAGTTTGAGTTTTGTTAATGGATAGCTACAACAAGAATACCTGCCCCTGTAGTCCAACCTCTATTATCCTCCAGCCTTCACCCTCCCTCAGATTTATCCCATTGCAGACACAAGGGCCACCCGTCGCTCTGACAGTCCCACTTCAGTGACTCTCTATCAGCCGGATAATTAGCAGCTGGGGCCTTGTCATCAGCTGTTGTGGGCCTGGAGAAGAGGGGCGGCTGGGCTGTGAAAGGCCAGACTGCTCTGGCCAGTGTCTTGGCTACAAAAGGCTCCTCTTTAGAGCTGGCAGGAGTCCTAGCTTCCCCCTCTCCCACCACCCCCACTTACCCCCACCCCTTTTGACCTCGTCCCCGCCCTGTCAACTAGTGGCTAGTTCGAACGCACAACCTCTCCAACCAGACTGTGATTGAGCACTGACCCTCAGAGACTTTAAAGAAGCCGGTCCCATTCAGCTTGCAGGACCTTCCTAATTGGTGAAAAAGTCACAAGGATGGTAATTGTTGGGTCGCCTCTTGAGGTTGCATAGGTGCTTTAACTCAATTAATGTAGAACTTTAAGTGTATGTTTTTGATCTTTATTGTTGTTACACAATTGTCAGGTTAGACCCCCCTTTATAGTCAATACAATATAGTCAAATCATTTGAAAAGTTTCAGAAGTTTCTCTGAACTATgacaaagtacatttactaactctgttacatttttactataAAAGCAACACCTCTGTGTATTATGTTGAATGAATAACCAGCTGATGAAGGGTTAAATCAGTGGAGATTGTGCCCCGCTATTCCACAGCAGCCAGACTCCTCTGAGTGCCCTCATTGTCTGCTGTTGGCCTCTTGTGCCCCTTGCTGGTCCAAATGGTACATTCTCACGTGGATTTCCACTCAGAAGGCTGACCATGACCAATCCTCTGTCAATTGGAACCAATTGCTCACACGGCATCCTTCACCTTCTTTTTATGTAGCTGTACGGAGTGGCAGACACCGAGACCTCTCGGCTCTCCCCCTCCACGATGATTTGGCTTTAGGGCCCAGTGTGTGTGGCTAGCGAACTGGAAAAGGAGAAGTTTTTGAAGAGTTGGGCCACTCTAAATCTCTTCAGTatcccaatatgtggtcagtcTGGCTCCTCAAGTCTGCAGTCACCGGCCTCTCACTGGCAGACTTTGCTTTGTTGATTGAATGGCTTGCTAAGAAGATGgacttgttttaatgtgttgttcTGCTCCAGTGCCTTCAGCCAATACCTCAGGGTATTTAATTCtgttgtgtatttaaaaatcattcatttatttcaccaCTGTTTACTTGCATACAGGAAAATGATTTCTTTTGACAGCTTTCatcaaaataacagaaataaattTCTGAACAAAGCAGAAATTTGGATTGTCAAGAATCATGTTGGGACAACATAAGATTGTGCTCAGAATTGCCTAATGCCTAAGCATGTATTATACTATTATAGA harbors:
- the ap5m1 gene encoding AP-5 complex subunit mu-1, whose amino-acid sequence is MSVRALWIISQEKGENVSIRFSRRFSTVEHRAKSLAGSSYVAVPDESTVLQLLLTELGLSDSHKSYVALRDDCLHRQRSPALELCVDGPGKGLLWPVLTISQGSLILACLPLVDAPAEPRPPLASLLSVSQGLTLLAGLQTFLLGSGSKPDNEGLASRLATLPSVLLQICPLGTPLDLPLLGAPATSAAPMPTGNQKQPAWKTGLHRGRAVVNVALIETVRSMQYGNRSRQDLWDVYGTVTCKCEVEGVLPNVTVTLTLPPNGSPLQDILVHPCVTSLDSSILTASSVDNYDGSAFSGPYKFPFSPPLEPFRLCSYTSQVPVPPILGSYQLKEEDNQLCFSVNLKLHESVKNSFEYCEARLPFFNRDQMGIVDLKVSSGQLDVSKEKNLLVWVLGQKFPKSREVTMEGRISFSGPTPGPTDPLCTDLTAYIKLYFKVPDMTLSGCCVDQHLVQVYSSAKPRIVTSRELQSKEYFIWNSTGTAPVSSGQMML